CATCCAAATCTCAAATTTCTTcaagaattagaaaaaaataaaataaaatttagtgtGTCTAGTGAGCGAAGTAAATATGGCACCTATGGtaattatcaactttgaaaatgTGTAAACTTCCTTTTAACAAGTCTCATTCAACTAATAAATTTCCTCTTGAAAAAATTACAATGATTTATGGCAGTTTGCCTTAACTTTATCATCtaaaaatttccaatattttgtgGTCTTTATTGTTGATTATAATTGCTACACGTGGCTATATCCTTTATgatccaaattttatttatttttagtttctttctcaaatttcattttgataGGAAAATAAAGACATTTCAaagtgatggtgatggtgaagGTGAATTCATCTCTATTGCTTTAATTCACTTTTCATTTGGCTTAGTGTGGCATTGCACAACAACTTTCATTCCTTATACACATGAACCAAATGACCTAGTCGAAATAAAACATAGGCATATTGTGGAAACGAAGGCTCATAATGCTTCTTCATGCTAACTTACCCATGAAATCTTGGGTTGATGCATTTCTGACAACAACCTACCTTATAATCAGGTTACCATCTTTTTCCCTTGATATGAATACTTTGTATTTCAAACTCTAGTTTATACACCTTTGGATGTCAGTGATTTCCATCCTTAAAACATCAAGGTATCAATAAAATTTCTCAGAGAATAAAGTTATTGTTGGGttgatgaaatgaaaattacatataTGGCTACGAATAAAGTAAATAATGCAAACTATTTCTGAAAATCTAACAAGATCTTGTTAATgcataatcaaattttaattcttcCACCAGGTCACTTCACACTACAAGTATAACACGAATCAAGAAGTCGAAGCCTAAAGCACAAGGCGATGAGGACCGGTCAAGACCGCAGCCTAACATTAAGGCGCCTTAGCCACACCGAATGAAGAATCATATGAAGCATATCGTAGGGCTGCGCCGGCCGGTTTATCACGAAATGCCTCTGCACTTGCTTCACCCTCTTTTGCATCCTCAAATACCTCTCATTCGGAACCGCTTTCAATATCTTCTTAATTTCCGGTATCTTGTCCGAAGTGATATTTATGGAAAACTTGCTCCAATCAAGAACTTCACTAAACGGCAGCACATAGTAATCGCAGATGATTACAGGCACACACCCAGCAGCGATTGCTTCCACTACTCTGGGGCTGGCAACTTCCCATCCACTTGGACACAGGCAAAACTTGCTGTCAACCATTGATTTAGCGTAGTCTCGATTGCTGGGAAGGTGCTCGTACACCTGGACTTCGTCATCATTTTCTTTCCAGGACCTGAACAGGAGGGTTCGCATGTAGCCGGATTCACGGCCGGAGAAGAAGGCGAGGATGTGACGCTGGTTAGGGGGTTTGTCGAGGTGAGGTGGGCCGAGCTTGCCTTTGGGTATGTTGACTTCTGGCAAAGAGATGTCTCTGATGGGCTGGAACCTTTCGGAGGTGTTGGCATTGCAAAGGACTCTGATGAAATGCTTGTAGAGGTCAGGGGTTACAATCGAAATCTCTGGTGCCTGAGATTTCAAGATATATGATTGATTAGTAAAACAACATTGATTATAGAAACAAGTAATGACTGGATTTTGAGTTTCAGAGGGAGGGGGCCGTCAAATCGTAAATGTTTCTCActacttttattaaattttacaGACATGGCAGCTAATGTTTGAGAGTTGGGAATTTTTAGGTTTAGGAAAACTTTAAGATTTGCAGGAGAATTCATTTCTAAATAGATTAAGTAGTTTACATTTTTACCATAATTTCTTCAGACAATTCTACGGAACTACCCTAATATATACATTGGAGGTCTCTTCCATCCAATCCCCTTTTTCCAACTTTCATCTAGACCTCATCTTTTCTTCTCTAGAATCTCTCCAAGCCAGATTCCTCTTCTCTCATATCTCTTCTACTGTCCCGTTTTCTCTCAAGTATCTCCCATTTTCCCCCACACCTGTCCATTTTCCTCAAATCTTGAAATCTCAcatcttgaaattttaaaattaatttgatattttttctaatgttttctAATACAAAATCGAAGTTCCAACATATATTAGCAAAAGAAAATGCAAGTACGTACGTACCCAATCATGGCAAGAGACTAGGAAATGGTCAGCTCCATTACTTCTATTCCAATATGGATATTTATTTGAAACAACGTAGATGTAGTCTGTGACCAATCGTTGAAGCATGTGACCAGAGTAGTCAACAGGAGGAGAGTAGATATAGTGAGCAATGCGAGTTACACTTATTGGGATGTAAAAGACATGAGCCACATCAGGATGACCCGCCATGAAGTGGCTGTCTCCACTTTCCATCTCATCCATAAATTGCCCTTCAATGCCATAGATGCTATTTTTTGGCCCACCATGCACTAGGGGTTGGTCTCCCTCCTTGTAGGTCCATATCTTGAATCTCTTCTCCATTTCTATGTGACTCCTATTATGCAATCAAAGGAATTACTTGCATGAAAgttaattttgattgaaaaactaaatgaaaaaaaaaaaaagaagttgagtaaaaaatacacaattcatacattgataaatatatatatatatatataaaagatatttagGTTAAGTagattatatgtatataatataagaaTGTAATTAACAACAATATCTTAGTGCTGAGTGGAGCTCAATCTGAACGTGAGAGTTCGACACCTATACAAGCCACCAACGTGGCTGGGCTGCATCCTTAACTAAATTTGGGCACGTGGCTCATGATATCAAACTTTTATAAAAGCCAAAAAcacgaggaaaaaaaaaaaaggcctaaCATTTCGGTGAGGTTTTGATAAACTTATGGTTGGGAGATCAATGAAATCGACTTCACATCTTCtacaaatgaataaaatgtCACTAATCATTCGCCTTTCCGGAAACTTtgagacaatttttaaaaatgaaatatggaTTTTCACTAGTAAAATAGTGTAGTGTGAGCTTAACTGATGAAATGCGTATGGATTTCTGTAAACAGCTCCTCTAGGgatgaaattttctttcttttgtgaAGTATAATTGCTTGAACGAACTGCTTCACGTATTGCCGCTCGTGCACTTGCCAGACCACGTTCAATTCTCTCCAAAGGACTCATCTTTTCCTACAAGACACACaaaaaaagaacaataaaatcaatCTAAGAAGAACAGCAGCAGTACTGGGTGCAATTAAAGTTATGGTAAGTCCACCCACCACAGTGGTAGTGGAAGTTGAGGGAACCCCATGCGTGGAAACATTTCCCAGAAACGAAGACGCTTCTGGGGTCTGGTGTTTGGTCTgtgaatgattgggagttgaagaagaagatggatgGAAGCGGAGATCAGGGTTTTGATTTATGGGTGACAGAAAAAAGatggaaagaagaagaagaaagagaagaacaGGAAATACTATATATGGTGTTGAACTCAATGTTGCcatatatatttcaattttctctctGTTCTGTCACTCCTCTTTGAAGGGTTGAAGGAGGTGGAGACACGTTCAGACATGgagtaaaacaaaatttatgaatGGTTTTTCCTTTGTTCGGTCCGTTACGCATCCAGTGACGTACTCATTTGGGCGGTCCAATCTAATGTCTGGAATCATTCCACCTTATGTGAGTATAACATTAAGAAGCGTCACGGTCCCTTTTTTAGTTCTATGACTCACCCATATACCACTCACTTGATTATGAAGAAGAAATTAAAGAGTGTTCACCGTTTAGCAAGGCCATTGCAAAAATTAGGATTTGTTTTGATAcattttggaaaattgttttcaaaaaatagttttgaaatcgatttttaaaatatttcatatttttttaaaaacactttattttttaaactagttttcaaaaaattgttttctatttaaaaaatttgtgaaaaacaTAGAATCTCttcttattataattaaaataagattttccATTATCATTGACTTCTGTAGAGCCTCCTTGACAATTGTATTGTGTAACTAATTTGTAATGAAATCTTCCATCTCATAATAAGTAATAATCACTAAACATTacaaatcctaaaaaatccaAAGCAATCCCAAAGTCTTAAAATTATATTCTAATTGTAAATATGTCTAAAAATACATGCATTTACACACTAAATATACACTGAAATGCTTGACATTAATTAGAGGGTACTTTTGTTGCAAGGCACTACTCGAAGGATATGTAAGTTTAAATGATAACTTTGGTAGTACAAGATTGTTGTAATTAAGTTACTTTCAATCATCGTTAATTGGCCACTTTATtcaaacaacaacaacaataggTATATGAAACAAATTCTAATAATTAGTGTGAATTGAGTGTATACCAGTTAGTGTTAGCAATTAGAGAAAAGTGCTCTTTGTAGCCTGCATCAATATTTTTGAGACCAATACTTAAGATTGATTTGATGTActtatagaatttattaatgTAAAAGAAATACTCAAATAGGGAAATGAAGAGAGTTAGGAGATAATGTTGGAATGGAAGAGAATGAGAGAGggaaagtatataaaaaaaaaattgtgagaggaaattaatataaaattttaaataaaaaaccttGATTATTCTAAAGTTAATACTTTTGAaaagttactttttttttaatgtgttttttAAACTATTATCAAAGTTATTTATATTCTTTTGAAAATCACTTCTGACTACTCTCAAATATGTATGTCAAAGTACGATTTTGTAAGTATAAGGAGTcgtttgtaattttaaaattatgataagtCATGGTTAAACTACAAAGATGTGATCTTAGTTGTATAAAGGAAATGAAGAGGTttagaagttaaataaaaactttttaggCAAACCCTTTCACTCGATAAATGCTTGAAAAAAGAGGttgatgatttttatttttattttttccgaAAACTAGAAGGGAGTACTAGGTGAacttaaattgaaatttgatttaataagATATGCAAAAAGTGTTGGAATAAGGAGAGTCCCTTAGGCTCtcttgtttttataaaaagacCCTTAATTAAGTTAACACCACCAAGATTATCTATAAGTGTTTTCAACCAAAGAATTTTCAATACAAACACATTTTGATTAAACCTAATGCTTCAAACTTATGAGTTAACCATGTGAAATCTTTAAAATCTTCTAGCAACCTATTTGTTTGTCCTATTGCAGCATTAAAAGCTCAATAATAAACGTCTCAAGTCAAAATGGCTTTCACCATCAAGTGTTCGAGATACCCTCAAAAGAGCTTGTAAACTTCAATTTCCAAGCATTTAGGCATGATATATAAATCACTTGTGATATCCTTAAAACCTTTATTACTTATTAACTTGCTAAACTCATAACATTAAGGATTCAATAGTGACCATCTCTAGTTAAATAATTCTCAATTATTAAGCACTTGAGATACCCTCAAGGGGGCCTTTAAGCTCTAATTTCTAAGTATCAAATAATGGTTTtctaattaaaaacaaatgatCCAACTCATAAAATGAATATATCATTAAATGTCCAAGATTTAGAGTCATTTCATGGGCACAAGGGAGGTCCTAAGGACTCCCATCTCCTAAGCTTAAATCACTActcacaaaatataaaaatagaatgaaaaatgAAGAACATAAGTCAAGTATAAGGAAATCATCATTAAAAACTTGAGCTTCAACTTCAATATTGTACCAAACCAAAGCTTAAAAGTAAGTACATCTAAATATACTCAAAGGAAAGAAGTTTGAGAGATTACAAGCAACTAAAAGGcgcaaaacaatataaaaaattgaaattttaatagcATGTCCCAAAGTTGGAGGTTGATGAAGAAGTGCTCCCCACTAAAGGGCTTCCTCTAAAATCCTCCTTCTCCAATTGCAAAATCTATTTAGAGATGATCCCATGTTGCCCTAAGTGGTATACCACATAGagtcataaaaaataaagtgtgaGATCCAATGGTGGCTTCAGATAAGCCCAAAAATGTAGGTCTCCCATGTTCTTCGAGTTCTAGAACAAAATGATGACAGTTACAGAGAAAATGGCACTAGGTTGTAAGGTGGACATCTTCTACTCAAATTGGCAGCGCCATTATGAAAAAAGACACCAAACTACAAGGTGGTTCCATTTTTCTTCGAATGCTCCTTAGCTCCTTCAacgtttttcttatttttcatcaatcttttataatttttttttgtatatatagaTAGAAGACGttgaaatattcttaaaattggTAAGATTGATCTTCAAAGAgtagaaattagaaaaaattactTGAATTCATTTGGGCATTTTTAACCTCCTCAACTGTCCTCAAACTTTTGATTGGTTGAAGGAGGATGACACCATTGAATTTCATGCAACTTTGATCCTTTGACTCCACTCATACTCCAGTAATGCTCTTGCATTCCAAATATTCCAAGAAGTTTCCAACATCATCATTATTCATGAAAATATATGTAAACATATCAAGAagtaatgaaaaatatgataaaactaAGCATATGCAAGGTTTCTatcatattcaaatataaaaaaattattctcctttccatttttttcttgcttAACTTTCTTCGTCTCTCCTTTACTTTTGGCCAAcaaaaattgacaaaaataaaaattgataatagaATCATTATCggttaatttatatatatatatatatatatgtatatatatacattcatAAACTCATGCTAATAGTTAATTTCAAGAAATAGAATTGTTCATAGAAAACAATAA
Above is a window of Vitis vinifera cultivar Pinot Noir 40024 chromosome 11, ASM3070453v1 DNA encoding:
- the LOC100250648 gene encoding probable glycosyltransferase At5g20260 gives rise to the protein MATLSSTPYIVFPVLLFLLLLSIFFLSPINQNPDLRFHPSSSSTPNHSQTKHQTPEASSFLGNVSTHGVPSTSTTTVEKMSPLERIERGLASARAAIREAVRSSNYTSQKKENFIPRGAVYRNPYAFHQSHIEMEKRFKIWTYKEGDQPLVHGGPKNSIYGIEGQFMDEMESGDSHFMAGHPDVAHVFYIPISVTRIAHYIYSPPVDYSGHMLQRLVTDYIYVVSNKYPYWNRSNGADHFLVSCHDWAPEISIVTPDLYKHFIRVLCNANTSERFQPIRDISLPEVNIPKGKLGPPHLDKPPNQRHILAFFSGRESGYMRTLLFRSWKENDDEVQVYEHLPSNRDYAKSMVDSKFCLCPSGWEVASPRVVEAIAAGCVPVIICDYYVLPFSEVLDWSKFSINITSDKIPEIKKILKAVPNERYLRMQKRVKQVQRHFVINRPAQPYDMLHMILHSVWLRRLNVRLRS